TCGGTATATTCGTACTGCCGCTACCCAGGCTGCCCAGCAGCCGAGGGAGGCCCGGCACCAGCTGGCCCAGCAGTACACCTAGCACCATAGCCAGCAGAATCCACAGGCTAAGGTAGCGGTCTACAAACCCAAGGCGACGGGGCGCGGTTTTCTCAAGACTTACCATTTTTTGAAGACAAAAAAAGCACCTAACAGAATCAAGGCAAAGCCCACCAGATAGTTCCACCGCAGGTCCTCCTTCAGATACACCACCGAAAAGACGCAAAACACAGACAAAGACAGCACCTCCTGTATCGTCTTCAGCTGCGCGGCCGTAAAGCGGCCGTGGCCCATCCGGTTGGCTGGCACCTGGAAGAGATACTCCACAAAGGCGATCCCCCAGCTGACCAGAATGACCACCCACAGTGCCTTGTCCTTATGCTTCAGGTGCCCGTACCAGGCTATGGTCATAAAGACATTGCTGATGAGCAGGAGCACGACCGTCCACATATAGCCCTGTGCGCTAACGGGTAGATGGGGGTGAATCAGTTGCCTCGGCCGGCGCAGGGGCGGGCAGCAGGGAGAAGAGGAATAGCATCTCGCGTGCGATCTGGGCACAGCGTTCATCATAGGTAGCGGCCTCCTGGGGTGTTCCGTCACTGGCCTTGGGGTCGGCATAGGGCAGGGCAACGCGCAGGCTGGCCCCCGGCACATAGGGGCAGGCCTCATCGGCATCGCTGCACACCATTACGGCTACAAAGTCTTGCTGGGGGTTCCAGATTGTATCGGAATAGACCTTGCTATGGGCAGGATGCCCCGGCAGCTTAGGGCTGGCAGACCAGTAGTAGGCAGGATTGGGATTATCTCGAAAAGGGATTGCGGATATATAGAAAACATGCAGTCCTGTTCGTTCCAGGGCCGCTACCGCCCGCTCATTGAAGGCAGTGGCCTCTGTGCCGCCGCTGTAGGTTTCTACCGGGGCATTGGGGCCCAGGTAGTGCCAGGCTGCTAGCTGGGCCCATATCTGGGCCAGCTGGCTGCGCCTGCTGTTGTGTGTGCAGATAAAAACCAGCCGCAGGGGCCGGGTGTCTAGGGCCGTCAGCATGTTGGCCAGGCTATCCAGCGCTGCCCGGCGGGGCGGGGCTATCTGGTCGTACTCGGCTACCCGCGCAGCTATGTAGGCTGATAAGGGCGCATAGAACTGGGCCGAGGCAAGGGAAAGCACAAAACTCATGGTAAAGATCAGCTTGGCAAGCATAAAAGAGGGTAAGGGGAATACTAGCGGGCAGATAGCTGGCTCAGGTTTCGCTTCGGCTTCGCAGCGGGGGGCATACAGCAGGCCGATGCTGCCTCGGCTTCATATCGAGGGTCGTTAAACTGGCTGTCGGCATGGAAGTAGTATACTTCCCACTGTACTCCATCGGGGTCTTCCACCCAAAACTTGTCCTGCAGGGCATAGCAGCAGCGGGTGCCCTGCTCCTGCCGGATGGGCAGGCCTGCCGCCTGGGCCGCCGCCAGCTGCCGCTCCAGTGCCTCGGGGCTGTCTACCCGAAAACCCAAGTGCCCAAAGGCGGGCTGTATCCGCTCGGGGTTCTCGATAAAGGAGATCACCAACTGAGGCAGCTCCCACTTGGCATAGGCCGGTGCCACCTTGGCGGGTGGAGTGCCAAAGAAACGGGTGTAAAAGTCGAGGCTGGCTTCCAGTCGGCTCACATACAGGCTTACATGCATGACCATGACAATGGGGGGGATAGGTAAAGTAATTGCTAATAGGAAGAATCGGGCTCCGCGGGGCAGCAGGCGGCCGGCCTGCAGGCCTGCGCAGCCAGCTGTGTCAAAAAGCTGACCAGCGGCAGGGCGGCATCCGGTGCCAGGCAGTAGCACATGCGGGTGCCCGTTACCTCGCCCTGTAGCAGGCCCGCTTCCTTCAGCTCGCGCAGGTGCTGGCTGATGGTGGCCTGGCTGAGTGGCAGCTGGGTTACCAGCTGGCCGCACACACAGCCGGGCTGTGCAGCCACAGC
Above is a window of Bacteroidota bacterium DNA encoding:
- a CDS encoding DMT family protein, whose protein sequence is MWTVVLLLISNVFMTIAWYGHLKHKDKALWVVILVSWGIAFVEYLFQVPANRMGHGRFTAAQLKTIQEVLSLSVFCVFSVVYLKEDLRWNYLVGFALILLGAFFVFKKW
- a CDS encoding protein-tyrosine-phosphatase, which codes for MLAKLIFTMSFVLSLASAQFYAPLSAYIAARVAEYDQIAPPRRAALDSLANMLTALDTRPLRLVFICTHNSRRSQLAQIWAQLAAWHYLGPNAPVETYSGGTEATAFNERAVAALERTGLHVFYISAIPFRDNPNPAYYWSASPKLPGHPAHSKVYSDTIWNPQQDFVAVMVCSDADEACPYVPGASLRVALPYADPKASDGTPQEAATYDERCAQIAREMLFLFSLLPAPAPAEATDSPPSTR
- a CDS encoding VOC family protein; its protein translation is MVMHVSLYVSRLEASLDFYTRFFGTPPAKVAPAYAKWELPQLVISFIENPERIQPAFGHLGFRVDSPEALERQLAAAQAAGLPIRQEQGTRCCYALQDKFWVEDPDGVQWEVYYFHADSQFNDPRYEAEAASACCMPPAAKPKRNLSQLSAR
- a CDS encoding metalloregulator ArsR/SmtB family transcription factor — encoded protein: MGISKSTAFSPGQNELAQVAKALAHPARIAILQAVAAQPGCVCGQLVTQLPLSQATISQHLRELKEAGLLQGEVTGTRMCYCLAPDAALPLVSFLTQLAAQACRPAACCPAEPDSSY